The Desulfohalovibrio reitneri genome contains a region encoding:
- a CDS encoding sensor histidine kinase, whose protein sequence is MTEKTAPTADILLQETEGPEGIDPREARKRVEFLSRRIHEKIDDYEEYQFSKQESRALNIFFDLAQENTGKHDLLALSVVVPKVFFDKDTDLYLLNADGELEWRCCSDAGCPASGIALEPPAFSAEPRLEGNSYLLPIKGNHELISQLPIKPRRDVIGMLVVRPASDLNEHQRLFFEKYANRIGYRIHNRLISQKNKEHLEFIRNLVDDIGHNVIVPNMYFKLYYKRLESKINILRDIAKQFQRFTSDCGMDDPKRAEVCNSLKQEMDFTFQSLMDQYQEIHRHYEQTSLFLETLLRRSHFEKGHYVVDLKPVNLHAQVVKPQLERYRGRLEDRGVRIEAGPGTESVRDPMVLADVGLISQVVANFFSNAAKYTRPAPRGADRPGESFVIYDWDEVERVGDREMPAVRFSVLTSGEPLADEEAGQLFTDGFRGRNASQEYGTGHGLSFVREVVGLHRGVAGYEPAPSGNLFFFYLPQPDEGEPV, encoded by the coding sequence ATGACCGAGAAGACCGCTCCCACCGCAGACATCCTCCTCCAGGAAACCGAGGGCCCCGAAGGCATCGACCCGAGGGAGGCCAGGAAACGCGTGGAGTTCCTCTCCAGGCGCATCCATGAGAAGATAGACGATTACGAGGAGTACCAGTTCTCCAAGCAGGAGAGCAGGGCCCTGAACATCTTCTTCGATCTGGCCCAGGAGAACACGGGCAAGCATGACCTGCTGGCCCTGTCGGTGGTCGTTCCCAAGGTGTTTTTCGACAAGGACACGGACCTTTACCTGCTCAACGCTGACGGGGAGCTGGAGTGGCGCTGCTGCTCGGACGCGGGCTGTCCGGCCAGCGGCATCGCCCTGGAGCCGCCCGCCTTCTCGGCCGAGCCGCGCCTGGAGGGCAACAGCTACCTCCTGCCCATCAAGGGCAATCACGAACTGATTTCCCAACTGCCCATCAAGCCCCGGCGTGATGTCATCGGCATGCTGGTGGTGCGGCCCGCCTCGGACCTCAATGAGCACCAGCGCCTCTTCTTCGAGAAGTACGCCAACCGAATTGGCTACAGAATCCACAACAGGCTCATATCACAGAAGAACAAGGAACACCTGGAGTTCATCCGGAATCTGGTGGACGACATCGGGCACAACGTCATCGTGCCCAATATGTATTTTAAATTGTATTACAAGCGCCTCGAGAGCAAGATCAATATCCTCCGCGACATCGCCAAACAGTTTCAACGGTTCACCAGCGACTGCGGCATGGACGACCCCAAGCGGGCCGAGGTCTGCAACAGCCTCAAGCAGGAGATGGATTTCACCTTCCAGTCGCTCATGGACCAGTACCAGGAAATCCACCGCCACTACGAGCAGACCTCCCTGTTTTTGGAGACGCTACTGCGCCGCTCCCACTTCGAAAAGGGGCACTACGTGGTGGATCTCAAGCCGGTGAACCTGCACGCGCAGGTGGTGAAGCCGCAACTTGAGCGCTACCGGGGCAGGCTGGAGGACAGGGGCGTTCGCATAGAGGCCGGGCCGGGGACGGAGTCGGTGCGCGACCCCATGGTTCTGGCGGACGTGGGGCTCATCTCCCAGGTGGTGGCCAACTTCTTCTCCAACGCGGCCAAGTACACACGGCCCGCACCCCGAGGCGCGGACCGCCCCGGCGAGAGCTTCGTCATCTACGACTGGGACGAGGTGGAGCGCGTTGGCGACAGGGAAATGCCCGCGGTGCGTTTCAGCGTGCTCACCTCGGGCGAGCCCCTGGCCGACGAGGAGGCGGGCCAACTGTTCACCGACGGCTTCCGGGGGCGCAACGCCTCCCAGGAATACGGCACCGGCCACGGTCTCTCCTTCGTCCGGGAGGTGGTGGGTCTGCACCGGGGCGTGGCCGGATATGAACCCGCGCCTTCCGGCAACCTCTTTTTCTTCTATCTGCCCCAGCCGGACGAGGGAGAACCGGTCTAG
- a CDS encoding cyclic nucleotide-binding domain-containing protein: protein MKETSYLKGRDELIGQFRKIPSLHNFENRYLKEILSLSKIRKYEPGETIIEEGQSDRWMYVVISGEVRVLKGGEELSRLRMAGDVFGEMGVIDGQPRSATIEAATHTTCLAMDTSFMDHLSEEDRHPFHAMLYKLFSEILAVRLRDTGEELTRCRRELAKLRGETPPE, encoded by the coding sequence ATGAAGGAAACCAGCTACCTCAAGGGCCGCGACGAGCTCATCGGTCAATTCCGGAAGATCCCGTCGCTGCACAACTTCGAAAACCGCTACCTCAAAGAGATCCTCTCCCTCTCCAAGATCCGCAAGTACGAGCCGGGGGAGACCATCATCGAGGAAGGCCAGAGCGACCGCTGGATGTACGTGGTCATCTCCGGCGAGGTGCGCGTGCTCAAGGGGGGCGAGGAGCTTTCCAGGCTGCGCATGGCCGGAGACGTCTTCGGCGAGATGGGCGTCATCGACGGCCAGCCGCGCTCGGCCACCATCGAGGCGGCCACCCACACCACCTGCCTGGCCATGGACACGTCCTTCATGGACCACTTGTCCGAGGAGGACAGGCATCCCTTCCACGCCATGCTCTACAAGCTCTTTTCGGAAATCCTGGCCGTAAGGCTGCGGGACACCGGCGAAGAGCTGACCCGCTGCCGCCGCGAACTAGCCAAGCTGCGCGGCGAAACACCACCGGAATGA
- a CDS encoding ABC transporter ATP-binding protein: MSPVGRLAKTALDKARARMARFSRFGEQEYRRLPEERLEPGHPPPAAPTVSLRSISKSFGKVKANKDISLDIRPGRVLALLGENGAGKSTLMSILAGRFPPDSGVIEVDGEPTRFQSSREAIEAGVGMVYQHFMLVETMTVAQNVLLGQEGSFWVSPAEMERRVAALAKRYDLQVDPSALVSDLSMGEKQRVEILKLLYRNSRVLIFDEPTTVLTPLETEGLFKALRAMAAQGKAIVFISHKLQEVLDIADEIAVLRHGGIVDDMLREDVRSRSELASRMVGKEVVLDVDRAPQTLGGVVMELRDLSGDGLQNLNLVLRRGEIVAVVGVAGNGQKPLVEVLAGLRQPRAGEVRILGRDWRDFHENPSWKDSLSYIPEDRLGMATCPELDMVDNMLLTTRQGFTKGPFLENKRALRTASELVRDYNVQPTRVRTEAAKLSGGNLQKLVLAREFYRSPKVIIAEQPTQGLDISATEEVWKRLLQARKHAGILLVTGDLGEALRLADRVAVMYRGRFMDVIPTADEERLEGVGLLMAGIKRDA, encoded by the coding sequence ATGAGCCCCGTGGGACGCTTGGCCAAGACCGCCCTGGACAAGGCGCGCGCCCGCATGGCCCGCTTCTCCCGCTTCGGCGAGCAGGAGTACCGGCGGCTGCCCGAGGAGCGCCTGGAGCCGGGCCATCCGCCGCCGGCCGCGCCCACGGTGAGCCTGCGCTCCATTTCCAAGTCCTTCGGCAAGGTCAAGGCCAACAAGGACATCTCCCTGGACATCCGCCCCGGCCGCGTGCTGGCCCTCCTCGGCGAGAACGGCGCGGGCAAGTCTACCCTCATGTCCATCCTGGCCGGGCGTTTCCCCCCGGACTCGGGCGTCATCGAGGTGGACGGCGAGCCCACCCGCTTCCAGTCAAGCCGCGAGGCCATCGAGGCGGGAGTGGGCATGGTCTACCAGCACTTCATGCTGGTGGAGACCATGACCGTGGCCCAGAACGTGCTGCTCGGGCAGGAGGGCTCCTTCTGGGTCTCCCCGGCGGAGATGGAGCGGCGGGTGGCCGCCCTGGCCAAGCGGTACGACCTGCAGGTGGACCCCTCGGCCCTGGTCTCGGATTTGTCCATGGGCGAGAAGCAGCGGGTGGAGATCCTCAAGCTGCTCTACCGCAACTCCCGGGTGCTCATTTTCGACGAGCCCACCACGGTGCTGACCCCGCTGGAGACCGAGGGGCTGTTCAAGGCCCTGCGGGCCATGGCCGCCCAGGGCAAGGCCATCGTCTTTATTTCGCACAAGCTGCAGGAAGTGCTGGACATCGCCGACGAGATCGCGGTCCTGCGCCACGGCGGGATCGTGGACGACATGCTGCGCGAGGACGTGCGCTCCCGCTCGGAGTTGGCCTCCCGCATGGTGGGCAAGGAGGTGGTGCTCGACGTGGACCGCGCCCCCCAGACCCTGGGCGGGGTGGTCATGGAGTTGCGCGACCTCTCCGGCGACGGCCTGCAGAACCTCAACCTGGTGCTGCGCCGGGGGGAGATCGTGGCCGTGGTCGGCGTGGCGGGCAACGGCCAGAAGCCATTGGTGGAGGTCTTGGCCGGGCTGCGCCAGCCCCGGGCCGGGGAGGTGCGCATCCTGGGCCGCGACTGGCGCGACTTCCACGAGAACCCTTCCTGGAAGGACTCCCTGTCCTACATCCCGGAGGACAGGCTGGGCATGGCCACCTGTCCCGAGCTGGACATGGTGGACAACATGCTGCTGACCACCCGCCAGGGCTTCACCAAGGGGCCCTTCCTGGAGAACAAGCGCGCCCTGCGCACCGCCTCGGAGCTGGTGCGGGACTACAACGTGCAGCCCACCCGGGTGCGCACCGAGGCGGCCAAGCTCTCCGGCGGCAACCTGCAGAAGCTGGTGCTGGCGAGGGAGTTCTATCGCTCTCCCAAGGTCATCATCGCGGAGCAGCCCACCCAAGGGCTGGACATCTCCGCCACCGAGGAGGTCTGGAAGCGGCTTTTGCAGGCGCGCAAGCACGCCGGCATCCTGCTGGTCACCGGCGACCTGGGCGAGGCCCTGCGGCTGGCCGACCGGGTGGCGGTCATGTACCGGGGCCGCTTCATGGACGTCATTCCCACGGCCGATGAAGAACGGCTTGAAGGCGTGGGCCTGCTCATGGCGGGCATCAAACGGGACGCCTGA
- a CDS encoding ABC transporter permease, which produces MTWELLIPLLAAAVQSGTPVLYATLGEMITERGGVLNLGVEGMMLVGALTAFLVAKATGQPWLAFVAGGLGAAALAAGHALVCVVFQGNQVVSGLALTILGAGLANYLGTPYIGQSTPGFMPFDVPLLADIPALGPILFQHDALVYLSFFLPLLVWLLFHRTRLGMHIDAAGENPEAAKAAGLNVFGLRWLAVLSGGFLAGLGGAYLSLAYTHLWTNGLAAGRGWIAVALVIFAFWRPGRAVLGAYLFGGVMAFQLRLQASGANLPSSLLLMLPYALTLLALLFATLRGVRSGAPGALGTNVEPET; this is translated from the coding sequence ATGACCTGGGAACTGCTGATCCCCCTGCTGGCCGCGGCGGTGCAGTCCGGCACCCCGGTGCTGTACGCCACCCTGGGCGAGATGATCACCGAGCGCGGCGGCGTGCTGAACCTGGGCGTGGAAGGCATGATGCTGGTGGGCGCCCTGACCGCTTTCCTGGTGGCCAAGGCCACGGGGCAGCCCTGGCTGGCCTTCGTGGCCGGGGGGCTGGGCGCGGCCGCGCTGGCCGCGGGGCACGCCCTGGTCTGCGTGGTCTTTCAGGGCAACCAGGTGGTCTCCGGCCTGGCCTTGACCATTCTTGGCGCGGGACTGGCCAACTACCTGGGCACGCCCTACATCGGCCAGTCCACCCCGGGCTTCATGCCCTTCGACGTGCCCCTGCTGGCGGACATCCCGGCGCTGGGGCCCATCCTCTTCCAGCACGACGCCCTGGTCTACCTGTCCTTTTTCCTGCCGCTTCTGGTCTGGCTGCTCTTCCACCGCACCCGGCTGGGCATGCACATCGACGCCGCGGGCGAGAACCCGGAGGCGGCCAAGGCCGCCGGGCTGAACGTATTCGGACTGCGCTGGCTGGCGGTGCTTTCCGGGGGCTTTCTGGCCGGGCTGGGCGGAGCCTACCTCTCCCTGGCCTACACCCACCTGTGGACCAACGGCTTGGCCGCGGGCCGGGGCTGGATCGCCGTGGCTCTGGTCATCTTCGCCTTCTGGCGGCCGGGGAGGGCGGTGCTGGGGGCCTATCTCTTCGGCGGGGTCATGGCCTTCCAGCTGCGGTTGCAGGCCTCCGGGGCCAACCTGCCCTCGTCGCTTCTGCTCATGCTGCCCTACGCCCTGACCCTGCTGGCCCTGCTGTTCGCCACCCTGCGCGGGGTGCGCTCCGGCGCGCCCGGCGCGCTTGGAACCAACGTGGAGCCCGAGACATGA
- a CDS encoding ABC transporter permease has protein sequence MRVRLTRRQESWKWGSCLVFLGAVAFSLGLSALLLAAQGKPPLEALRGFFQGAFGSGYALTDTLRKAVPLYLCSLGVAVTFRMRVWNIGAEGQYALGAVGATWAVLTFSALPMVLLLPLMFICGGIAGGLWALVPGLLKARLQLNEIISTLMLNYIGILLLEYLVYGPWKDPASFGFPMTEQFPAAAVIPRIPGTKLHWGLAVCLLAGAAVWIWLTRTRLGYELRASGSGPRASRYARMPYGFLVCLVMAICGALAGWAGLVETSASAGRLQPSIMAGYGYTAIVVAWLARLNPLTIAVAAFLLAGLRVGVENIQLMHQVPAAFGDIMEGLILLSVLAGQFFTTYKVRLRRETPVPGEEGA, from the coding sequence ATGCGAGTACGTTTGACCCGGAGGCAGGAGTCCTGGAAATGGGGCTCCTGTCTCGTTTTTTTGGGAGCCGTGGCCTTCTCCCTGGGACTCTCCGCCCTGCTGCTGGCGGCCCAGGGCAAGCCGCCCCTGGAGGCCCTGCGGGGCTTCTTCCAGGGGGCCTTCGGCTCCGGCTACGCCCTCACCGACACCCTGCGCAAGGCGGTGCCGCTCTACCTCTGTTCCCTGGGTGTGGCGGTCACCTTCCGCATGCGGGTCTGGAACATCGGGGCCGAGGGCCAGTACGCCCTGGGCGCGGTGGGGGCCACCTGGGCGGTGCTGACCTTCTCCGCCCTGCCCATGGTCCTGCTGCTGCCGCTGATGTTCATCTGCGGCGGCATCGCGGGCGGGCTGTGGGCCCTGGTGCCCGGCCTGCTCAAGGCCCGGCTGCAGCTCAACGAGATCATCTCCACCCTGATGCTCAACTACATCGGCATCCTGCTTTTGGAGTACCTGGTCTACGGCCCCTGGAAGGACCCGGCCAGCTTCGGCTTCCCCATGACCGAGCAGTTCCCGGCCGCGGCGGTCATCCCGCGCATCCCCGGCACCAAGCTCCACTGGGGGCTGGCGGTCTGCCTGCTGGCCGGGGCGGCGGTCTGGATATGGCTGACCCGCACCCGTCTGGGCTATGAGCTGCGCGCCTCCGGCTCCGGGCCGCGCGCTTCGCGCTACGCCCGCATGCCGTACGGCTTCCTGGTATGCTTGGTCATGGCCATCTGCGGCGCGCTTGCCGGGTGGGCCGGGCTGGTGGAGACCTCGGCCTCGGCCGGGCGGCTGCAGCCCTCCATCATGGCCGGGTACGGCTACACCGCCATCGTGGTGGCCTGGCTGGCCCGCCTCAACCCCCTGACCATCGCCGTGGCCGCCTTTCTGCTGGCCGGGCTGCGGGTTGGCGTGGAGAACATCCAGCTCATGCACCAGGTGCCCGCGGCCTTCGGCGACATCATGGAAGGGCTCATCCTGCTGAGCGTGCTGGCCGGACAGTTCTTCACCACCTATAAGGTGCGCCTGCGGCGTGAAACGCCCGTGCCCGGAGAGGAGGGCGCATGA